The Vigna unguiculata cultivar IT97K-499-35 chromosome 6, ASM411807v1, whole genome shotgun sequence genome contains a region encoding:
- the LOC114189143 gene encoding pectinesterase inhibitor-like, which yields MDSTPIIKTSFTLLVTLSFLLLLLLTKPVLSTRDIHLVSRELRENIDQLCKKTTDPALCSKTIQSHSTENTVEPIKALDVEVEATLAEAKNALIKIQSLEAKGGASKSTKDSLNVCEDQYSSMLDAIAETKKAIAKNDVITAKFKFSAVISYQSACQDTFKSDKLPFNEDSDAVYKLGGIALDIIADIEKSLPPPRPTPVQSAPSAFSSVIGTVS from the coding sequence ATGGATTCCACTCCCATCATCAAAACCTCTTTCACCCTTCTCGTAACCCTCtcattcctcctcctcctcctcctcacAAAACCGGTTCTCTCCACCCGCGACATCCACCTCGTAAGCCGCGAACTCCGCGAAAACATCGACCAACTCTGCAAAAAAACAACAGACCCTGCACTCTGCTCTAAAACAATCCAATCCCACTCCACCGAAAACACCGTGGAACCCATAAAGGCTCTCGACGTGGAAGTGGAGGCCACGCTCGCGGAAGCAAAAAATGCCCTAATAAAAATCCAATCTCTGGAAGCCAAAGGAGGCGCCAGCAAATCCACCAAGGACTCCCTCAACGTGTGCGAGGACCAGTACAGCAGCATGCTCGACGCCATTGCCGAAACCAAAAAAGCCATCGCCAAGAACGACGTCATCACCGCCAAGTTCAAGTTCAGCGCCGTCATCTCCTACCAGTCCGCCTGCCAGGACACCTTTAAAAGCGACAAACTCCCCTTCAACGAGGACTCCGACGCCGTTTACAAGCTCGGAGGGATCGCCTTGGACATCATTGCTGACATTGAAAAATCTCTGCCTCCTCCGCGTCCTACACCCGTTCAATCTGCCCCTTCTGCCTTCAGCAGCGTCATCGGAACTGTCTCGTAA
- the LOC114187638 gene encoding tyrosine/DOPA decarboxylase 2-like: MNPLDPKEFRRQGYMIIDFLADYYQNIGKYPVLSQVEPGYLRNLIPDFAPLSPEPIETILQDLQQHIVPGITHWQSPNYFAYFPSSGSTAGFVGEMLSTGFNLVGFNWVSSPAATELESVVMDWLGQVLKLPKAFLFSGSGGGVLLGTTCEAILVTLVAARDKTLSQIGRENISQLVVYVSDQTHCAIQKAAHIIGIHPKNLRVIKTMKSTSFTLSPESLSSAIRTDVENGLVPCYLCVTVGTTSTTAIDPLGPLCMVAKKYAMWVHVDAAYAGSVCICPEFRHLIDGVEDANSFSFNAHKWFLTNLDCCCLWVKDPASVIKSLSTHSGYLENSATDSKQVVDYKDWQITLSRRFRALKLWLVLRSYGVANLRNFLRSHVEMAKTFEGLVRRDKRFEIFVPRNLAMVCFRLLPSAVAKISSNGNGKVQNGGFKTEDVANETNRRLLDSINGSGTVYMTHAIVGGVFVIRCAIGATLTDTTHVIMAWKTVLEHADAILSY; encoded by the coding sequence ATGAATCCTTTAGACCCAAAAGAATTTAGGAGGCAAGGATACATGATCATTGACTTCCTTGCTGATTATTACCAGAATATTGGCAAGTATCCAGTGTTAAGCCAAGTAGAACCAGGTTATCTCAGAAATCTCATACCAGATTTTGCCCCTCTCAGTCCTGAACCGATTGAAACCATCCTTCAAGATTTGCAGCAGCACATAGTTCCTGGCATAACACACTGGCAAAGCCCTAATTACTTTGCCTACTTTCCCTCCAGTGGTAGCACAGCAGGGTTTGTTGGTGAGATGCTGAGCACTGGATTCAACTTGGTAGGGTTCAATTGGGTGTCATCACCGGCTGCAACAGAGCTAGAAAGTGTTGTCATGGATTGGCTAGGTCAGGTCCTGAAGCTCCCCAAAGCTTTTCTCTTTTCAGGGAGTGGTGGAGGTGTGTTGTTAGGGACAACATGTGAGGCCATTTTGGTCACACTTGTTGCTGCTAGAGATAAAACGCTTAGCCAAATTGGCAGAGAAAATATCTCTCAGCTAGTCGTTTATGTGTCTGATCAAACACATTGTGCTATTCAGAAAGCAGCTCATATAATAGGTATTCACCCCAAGAATCTTAGGGTAATCAAGACAATGAAGTCGACTTCCTTCACTTTGTCACCAGAATCACTATCATCCGCCATTCGAACAGATGTGGAAAATGGGTTGGTTCCTTGTTATCTTTGTGTCACTGTGGGCACAACTTCAACCACTGCTATCGATCCATTGGGACCACTCTGCATGGTGGCAAAAAAATATGCCATGTGGGTCCACGTTGATGCTGCTTATGCTGGTAGCGTGTGCATTTGTCCTGAGTTCAGACACCTTATTGATGGAGTTGAGGATGCAAACTCGTTCAGTTTCAATGCTCACAAATGGTTTCTAACAAACTTGGATTGTTGCTGCCTTTGGGTGAAGGATCCAGCTTCTGTGATAAAGTCCCTATCGACACATTCAGGGTACTTGGAGAACAGTGCTACGGATTCAAAACAAGTGGTGGATTACAAGGATTGGCAGATAACCTTGAGCAGAAGGTTCCGTGCACTCAAACTTTGGCTTGTTCTAAGAAGCTATGGTGTTGCGAATCTCAGAAACTTCCTCAGAAGCCACGTTGAAATGGCCAAGACTTTTGAAGGGTTGGTGAGAAGGGACAAAAGGTTTGAGATTTTTGTGCCTAGAAATCTTGCTATGGTTTGCTTTAGGCTTTTACCTTCTGCAGTTGCAAAGATCAGCAGCAATGGCAATGGTAAAGTTCAGAATGGAGGTTTCAAAACTGAGGATGTTGCAAATGAAACCAACCGTAGGTTGCTGGATTCGATCAATGGTTCGGGCACTGTTTACATGACTCATGCAATCGTTGGAGGGGTTTTCGTGATTAGGTGTGCCATTGGAGCAACTCTGACTGATACAACACATGTTATCATGGCATGGAAGACGGTGCTGGAACATGCTGACGCCATTCTAAGTTACTGA
- the LOC114187640 gene encoding LOB domain-containing protein 4-like has protein sequence MKEGGGRKQGVASPCAACKLLRRRCAQDCVFAPYFPADEPQKFANVHKVFGASNVNKMLQDLPMHQRGDAVSSMVYEANARVRDPVYGCVGAISSLQQQIDVLQTQLALAQAEVAHLRVRQNRCFSNHGPRPTSPTNTMGSHAKPIFDMDMVVDQASYGSSMWS, from the exons ATGAAGGAAGGTGGTGGGAGAAAGCAGGGTGTAGCTTCACCCTGTGCTGCATGCAAGCTTCTGAGAAGAAGGTGTGCTCAAGATTGTGTTTTTGCTCCATATTTTCCAGCAGATGAACCTCAAAAGTTTGCAAATGTGCACAAAGTGTTTGGTGCTAGCAATGTCAATAAAATGCTTCAG GACCTACCAATGCATCAAAGAGGGGATGCAGTTAGTAGCATGGTGTATGAGGCTAATGCCAGAGTCCGAGATCCTGTTTATGGGTGTGTTGGGGCCATCTCTTCTCTTCAGCAACAGATTGATGTGCTACAGACCCAATTGGCCCTGGCCCAGGCTGAGGTGGCCCACCTCAGGGTGAGGCAAAATAGGTGTTTTTCCAATCATGGGCCTAGGCCTACTAGCCCAACCAATACCATGGGCTCACATGCCAAGCCTATTTTTGACATGGACATGGTGGTGGACCAGGCCAGCTATGGGAGTTCAATGTGGTCATGA